TGGCGGGCAGGCGGGGCGCATGTGAACCTCTTTTGCTCCCATCTTATAAAGACGGGCGATGATTTCCCTTAATTGCGTTCCCCTCACTATGGAATCCTCACAGAAAAGCAGGCGTTTTCCTTTAATTAGTTCCTTTATCGGAATAAGCTTCATCCTGGCAACAAGATCCCTTATCTTTTGATCCTGAGGCATAAAACTTCTGGGCCACGTCGGAGTATATTTTACAAACGGCCTCTGGAACGGAATACCTTTTTCATTGGCATAACCGATAGCATGCGCCGTACCTGAATCCGGTATTCCCGCTGCAAGGTCAATCTTTACATTATCTCTTTTTGCCAGCATAACCCCGCACCGGTTTCTCGCCACCTCAACATTTATTCCTTCATAATCAGAAGAAGGGTAACCGTAATAAACCCAGTGAAACGCACAAATTTGCAGTTTTTTTGAAGGTTTTTTCTTTACTTTAACTCCATCAGTTGTAATAAATACAATCTCTCCGGGACCGAGATCTCTGACATATTCATAACCCAGATTCGGAAAGGCAGTCGTTTCAAAAGTCAGAGCGTATGCCCCTTTTTTCTTTCCGAGAATAATGGGCGTTCTTCCCACTTTGTCCCGCGCCGCATAAATACCCTTTTTGGTAAGCAGGAGCAGAGAACAGGAACCTTCTATCACGCTCTGCGCTTTTGCTATTCCGGCCTCAAATGATTTTTCCTGATTTATTATGGAAGCAACAAGTTCGGTAGGATTTATATAACCCCCGCCCATTTCAGCAAAGTGGGAGGATTTTTTCTTAAAAAGATTTTTAACAAGTTTGTCGGCATTTTTAATAACACCTACAGTAACAATAGAAAAATCACCAAGATGTGAAGTAATAAGGAGAGGTTGGTCTTCGTAGTCACTGATTATTCCTATCCCCATATTACCCTTCATTTTAAGGACATCTTCATCGAATTTGGAGCGAAAAGGTGCATTGGAAATATCGTGGATATACCTTATAAAACCATTTTTGTATACCGTAGTCATACCGCCGCGTTTAGTCCCCAGATGAGAATGATAGTCCGTACCGAAGAACAGTTCTGCTACACAGTCTTTTTTAGAAACCACCCCGAAATATCCGCCCATTAAAGCCTCCAATACTGTAAGATGCTCAATTTTAACATGTGTACAGCGATTCTTCCAGCAATAAAACAGAAGACGGAGGACAGAGGGCGATGACAGCAGCCGGCAAGAGCTTGGAATTTAGTTAAAACGGTATTGTAATGGAAAATACTGTTCCTTCGTTAAGACGGCTCTTCACAGTAATTTCCCAGCCGTGTTTTTTGACTATTTCATAGCAGAGACTGAGGCCCAAGCCTGTACCCTTGCCGACTTCTTTGGTTGTAAAAAAGGGGTCAAATATATTTTTCTTAATTCCATCGGGAATACCCGCACCGGTATCAGCAACATTTATAAGAATACTCTTTTTTTCAACAGCAGCAGAGACTGTAAGAGTCCCTCCTTTCGGCATAGCATCTACCGCATTGCTGCAAAGGTTGATTATCACCTGCTCCAGAGCCTGTTTTCTCGCCTGTATTACAGGTATCTTCACGTCAACTTGTTTAATCAGTTTAACCCCTCCGGACTTTATTTTGGACTCAAGGAGGAGCAGCCCCATTTCAATTTCGGAAGCTGTATTTACCGGCTCTATTGTGTAATTTCCGGTATGCGCAAACTCCAGCAGGTTTTGGACAAGGGTTTTACACCTCTGCGAAGCCTTTTCAATCATACTTATCTGCTCTTTTAAACCGGGGCGCAGCCCTTCTTCTGTCTTTAGAATCCTCTGTGAATAGCCAAGGATTACAGTTAGCGGATTATTTATCTCATGCGCCACTCCCCCCGCAAGCCGCCCTATAGCCGCCAGTTTCTGCGACTGATTCAGCTGGTCTTCTATTTTTTTTGTATCGGTAATATCCCTTGCAGTAGAGAGAGTACCGGTAATATTTTCTTTTGAATCCTTCAAAACACGGCACCACCAGGCAAGAAGACGTTTTTCGCCGTCTTTTCTTCTCTGCCAACTTTCCATATACATTATTTCTTCTCCACCGCTAGCCACCTTGCTATATGTAACATCCTCAATAAAATAATCGGCAGCAGCTTTTCCGATAATATCTTTACCGAAGAAGGTCTTTCCGGCATTATTCATCCAGGTATATCGCTTATTATTATCCATCTCGGTAATAATATCGGGTATTGACATGAGAATAGCATTATCACGGGCAGACACCTTTTCAAGTTCTTTATAAGCAATATTCCTGTTTTTTTCAAAGTAAAAAGAAAAGTATGTTATACAAATATATGTAGCCAGGTAACGAATTTTAAAATCCTGAGCGTATTCCATCGGCCAGACAGCATAAAAAGCAAGAAACACGGCCACAAAATATATCGAAACAAGTATCATGCCCTGTCTTGTTCCTAGAATAAAGACAGTCAGAAGCGGGACGCTAAAAGACCACACGGCTCTGGAATAATCAGTAGAAACCAAAATGAATAGCTGCACGCAAAATACCACAAGAAAAATATATGAAGATATGACAACCGTATTCCTCCACCGAAGGAATAAATATCCTGAAAATATCAAAGAGAATGAAATAACATTTATTACAGCCTGACTGATTTCCTGTTTAATAAAATTTATTATAGAAAATATGACCAAGGCAGAGCCGCCGACGTAAAATCCGACAAGAAGCATAACTGTTTGCCGGCGAGATTCCACATGGCTCATCTCGAGCAAGGATTCGATACTCTTGCCTATAAATATATTTTTTAACAATCGTTTTATCAAAATATTTTTTCCCTGACAAATTATCAACTTTACTATTTATCCGCTTTTAAAAAAGATTCCACTGATAAAGTCTGAAACCAAATTCTAATCAGCTCTAGTAAAATCTCTTTTATACATTCCTATACTTAAAGATGCGGCTTCAAAGAACAGTTCTGCTACACAGTCTTTTTTAGAAACCACCCCGAAATATCCGCCCATTAATGCCTCCAGTACTGTAAGATGCTCAATTTTAACATGTGTACAGCGATTCTTCCAGCAATAAAACAGAAGACGGAGGACAGAGGGGGAAAACAGTTCCTTTGTAAATCAATCTATTAAAGTAATTTTACAACCTTGTTTTCTGCTATTTCATAACTAATTCTAAGACTGTTGTCTCCCCAAATTTTACCTTTTAGCCGATCCCTGTCTATCTTCTAAGGAAATAAACGTTCTTCTACAAGCTTGCAGATTGCATGTAAGACGGCTGCGTGAGCTTCCTGGATATGCCAGGTTGTTTTACTCGGAATTTTCAAAGAGACATCGGCATATTTGTGCATTTTGGCTTTATTTTGCCCTGTGAGACAGGCAGTGAAACATCCGAGGGATTTTGCTTTTTTCATCGCTTCTATGATATTTCCGGAGTTACCGCTTGTGCTAATACCGATGCAAAC
This window of the Candidatus Firestonebacteria bacterium RIFOXYD2_FULL_39_29 genome carries:
- a CDS encoding amidophosphoribosyltransferase: MGGYFGVVSKKDCVAELFFGTDYHSHLGTKRGGMTTVYKNGFIRYIHDISNAPFRSKFDEDVLKMKGNMGIGIISDYEDQPLLITSHLGDFSIVTVGVIKNADKLVKNLFKKKSSHFAEMGGGYINPTELVASIINQEKSFEAGIAKAQSVIEGSCSLLLLTKKGIYAARDKVGRTPIILGKKKGAYALTFETTAFPNLGYEYVRDLGPGEIVFITTDGVKVKKKPSKKLQICAFHWVYYGYPSSDYEGINVEVARNRCGVMLAKRDNVKIDLAAGIPDSGTAHAIGYANEKGIPFQRPFVKYTPTWPRSFMPQDQKIRDLVARMKLIPIKELIKGKRLLFCEDSIVRGTQLREIIARLYKMGAKEVHMRPACPPLVYGCKFLNFSRSRSLLDLAGRWAIKDLIGKEIKDPKAFVNPDSKNYKAMVEVIRKRLKLTTLKYQRLEDLVAAIGLPKEKLCTYCWDGCEGCKSES